Part of the Atribacterota bacterium genome, CGAAACGAACCATCGCTGGCAGGTTTTCCTGAATGCGTAAAGAGAGAGTATTTCCTCCTTTTTGTCTGTTGAGGACATTTTCCGATTTTTTAATTTCCCTTACCCCGTATTCGCGAAAGGATTGAAAGGAATTGTATGATATCCCATTTTTGATGGTTGACAACGGAAGGATTTTTTCTATAATGATGTAAATGAAATATGGAATTCATATTTCGAATTTTGAACGGTGACGTCCATGGGTGACACAATGGTAACACCATTATGGCGAGGAATAAGAATTATGGAGCAACTTGCCAAAGAGGGCTGTCTTACCCTGGAGGAACTTTCCTTGGAGACCAAGATTCCCCGGTCCTCAACTTTCCGCCTCCTCAACACTTTGGAGAAACTTGGATATGTGGAGAGGAAGAAAGATATTCAGGGAGACCAGTGGAGCCTGGGGTTAAAAGTTTTAACCTTAGCTGGTCAAAAACTTTCCCATCTTGACTTGCGGCAGGAGATCCGTGATATTCTCGAGGATTTGGCTCGTGAGACGGATGAGTTTGTTCAGCTGGGTGTTTTCCATAACGGAAAAGTGACGTATATCGACATGGTTCGAAGGCCGAAGCCGCTGGCCTTTTTTGCCGATGTTGGTGCCCGGCTTCCTATCAATGTGAGTGCTGCAGGCCTCGTACTCGCTGCGTTCCTCAAAGAGGAGGACCTGGCCGAGGTTTTGCAGACGCAGAATTTACCCCAAAATACGCCATACACCATCACAGCCCCCAATGAATTGCGGAAGTTGCTTCAAAAAGTAGCGGCTCAGGGTTACGCCATCGATGACCAGATGTACGCGATCGGGATTCGATGCGTTGCGGCGCCGGTTTTGAATCACGTGGGACAGGTTGTCGCGGCCATCAATATCACTGGTTCCGTTTCCAGCATGACGGACGAGAAAATGGGGGCGTTGGTTCGGAGTGTCAAGAATGCCGCTCGGAAAGCATCTCTGAAGTTGGGGTACGATTTAGAAAGTGAGCGCCCCCTTACAGGGAGGTGATTTCGTCTTTTTGGGAGGAGTTGGGTTGGTTTTGGAAGGTAAGATGAGAGGAGCGGCGATCGCCACAGGTGTGCTGATCGTGCGTTTCGGGCAGGACTCCCGACAATGGTGAATCCTCTTTCCGTTACTGCGCCTTAAAATTTTTGAGTTTCGGATGGCACATCTGACGCGTCAGTGCTGCTTTCCTCTTCAACTCCGTGAGGGGATCCTCGCTGTGGGTACGAAGTTTTGGAACGAAATGTGGAAACGAGGGGAGGCGAGAAAAAGGTAAAAAACCTCAAGGGAATTTGTCCAAAGGAGAGCGAAGAAAGGGGGGTTTTTGAATGGTCAGAAAAGCACTACTGGTGATGTTTGTGGTGGTGTGGTTGGTTATCGGGGTGTTGCTTTCTAGTGCAGGATGGTCTCAGGAAAAGCGGATGTTTGAGGGCGTCACGATAAGCATTGGAGTCCTGGCTGCGGGGAACCGAGGGCCAATTTCCGGTGCACTCTACTACTGGCGTGATGAGTGGGAGAAACAAACTGGAGCCAAGTTGAATATCATCGAAGTCCCCATAGCCCAGATTAGAGAAAAAATATTCACGGACCTCTTCACCGGTGGTGGTACGTTTGACGGATTTGACGGACCCATCTGGATTACCGGGGATCTTCTGGCTGGTGACTACATTTACGATATTGAACAGTGGTACAACGATCCCCGCTTCCCTCGATGGAACAAAGATGACGTTGTACCAGGACTGGCAGACGTGGTCAACAAATGGGGTGATACGTGGTACTACGCTCCGAATGACTACGACTGTCATACCCTCAATTACCGACGTGACATCCTTACGGACCAGAGGTGGCAGGCTGAATTTGAGAAAGAGAAAGGGTACCGTTATAACGTTCCACCCCGAACCTGGGAAGAACTGGCGGACATCGCTGAGTTCTTTAACGGAAAAGACTGGAACGGCGATGGGGAACCCGATTACGGGATTTCCATGGCTTTGCAAAAGGGGCAACAGGCTGGATGGCATTTCATCTCTCTGGCTTCGCCTTACATGATGGTCCCGAGCGCCGATGGGAAGCCAACGCGCTATAAGGGGGTTCTCTGGTTCGACCCAGAAACGATGGAGCCACTCATCAACCAGCCCGGATTTTTGAGAGCCCTGGAGATGTTAATTCGCCTTTACAAGGCTGGGAACCCTGCTCAGCTGGGTTGGGAACTTGGTGGAGCCTGGAATGAATTTCTGGATGGGAAGTCAATTTTCAACTATGGGTATGGTGACCTGGGTCCTTTGGCGCAGGATGAGGAACGTTCCAAGGTAAAAGGAAAGCT contains:
- a CDS encoding IclR family transcriptional regulator, producing the protein MVTPLWRGIRIMEQLAKEGCLTLEELSLETKIPRSSTFRLLNTLEKLGYVERKKDIQGDQWSLGLKVLTLAGQKLSHLDLRQEIRDILEDLARETDEFVQLGVFHNGKVTYIDMVRRPKPLAFFADVGARLPINVSAAGLVLAAFLKEEDLAEVLQTQNLPQNTPYTITAPNELRKLLQKVAAQGYAIDDQMYAIGIRCVAAPVLNHVGQVVAAINITGSVSSMTDEKMGALVRSVKNAARKASLKLGYDLESERPLTGR
- a CDS encoding extracellular solute-binding protein yields the protein MVRKALLVMFVVVWLVIGVLLSSAGWSQEKRMFEGVTISIGVLAAGNRGPISGALYYWRDEWEKQTGAKLNIIEVPIAQIREKIFTDLFTGGGTFDGFDGPIWITGDLLAGDYIYDIEQWYNDPRFPRWNKDDVVPGLADVVNKWGDTWYYAPNDYDCHTLNYRRDILTDQRWQAEFEKEKGYRYNVPPRTWEELADIAEFFNGKDWNGDGEPDYGISMALQKGQQAGWHFISLASPYMMVPSADGKPTRYKGVLWFDPETMEPLINQPGFLRALEMLIRLYKAGNPAQLGWELGGAWNEFLDGKSIFNYGYGDLGPLAQDEERSKVKGKLGCSILPGTLEVWDREKGEWMKLAEPNFITNAIGPSWSIMIFKQTKYPEVVYHLAAFHASKEISFWNVTHGFTGINLGQTFQFFTDQSFGEKKGEATIEDWVNQGWDKSDAEEYVKAFYENYTMSKTILPQLRIPGMQSYYDALDDQINAAVSGQVSPEVALQRVYDEWQKITKQLGVEKQLEYYREAIGYKK